The segment CATCGAACTGGGTTCCGGCAGTTTGCAATCGGTCACCTTGGGGTTGACGCCCCCGTAGTTCAGCGGTCCGGCGACCACGGTCAACGCGATGGTTCCGGCGGTCGCGCAGTTGGCCGATCCGCTGTCGAAGTAATCGCGCTGCCACGCCGCGAACACGCCTATCAACAACCAGATCAACACGAGCGTGCCGATGAGTCCGCGTCCCATGGAAGCCTCCAAGATTGCCGTGGATGAATGCAGCCCGCGGGTACCCGTTTGACGGCTGCGTCAAACATCCCGACCCCGGATCCATGGGCGATCATCGGGTCATGTTTGGCCCACCGAGACACCGGGAAGACCTGTGGGGTGCGGGACTACTCCAATCCACTCCCGTAGCGGAAAGGTTGAACATGACTGACAAGAAGACCGGTCCCGAATCTGGCGTCAGCGGCATCGTCGAGGACGTCAAGGGCAAGGCAAAGGAAGCCGTCGGCACCGTCACCGGCCGCGACGACTTGGTCCGCGAGGGCGAGGCCCAGCAGGACAAGGCAGACGCCGAGCGCGACGTGGCCAAGAAGGAGGCCGAGGCCGAGAGCGCACGCGCCGGGGCCCAGGCCGCCGAGGAGCGCCAGAAGGCCGAGCAGTAACGAGCCTGGCGCGCAACGGAACCGGCCCAGCCCAGCACCCCGCGGGGCTGGGCCTTTCCGTGTGCGCTAGCTGGCCGGCCGCTGCCTGATGGCCTCGGGGTGTTCTGCGTACCAACGGTCTTCGATGCGGCGTACCCGAATGTGCTCCACCGCCATCCAGAGCGCCC is part of the Mycobacterium adipatum genome and harbors:
- a CDS encoding CsbD family protein gives rise to the protein MTDKKTGPESGVSGIVEDVKGKAKEAVGTVTGRDDLVREGEAQQDKADAERDVAKKEAEAESARAGAQAAEERQKAEQ